A genomic segment from Schistosoma mansoni strain Puerto Rico chromosome 5, complete genome encodes:
- a CDS encoding putative protein disulfide-isomerase codes for PVYSKDELEKRIKDSRAKLKKQA; via the coding sequence CCTGTTTATTCAAAGGATGAATTAGAGAAGAGAATTAAAGATTCACGTGCGAAATTAAAGAAGCAAGCATAA